The DNA window CTGTCTTACTGCGTTTGGCTCGAGGTTGTGTGCGCTTCttcgcgcgtgtgtatgtcgGCCTCTCTACaccctttcttctctctggGCACCTCTCTGCGATTCTCACGGGAGGCATTCGGTGAATCATGGCGTGGCTCGGAGACGCGGTCGACGCGCAGTACACGATCGACACGGTGTcgaagcagcaggcgctgctaccgtcctccaccgccttTTCAATCTTCCCGAAGGATCACGTCCTGCGCATCTTTCAGCTGGATTCGGTCGTGCTGCAACACGAGCTCGCCGAGATTCTGCAGACGGCTCTCTTCCATGTGCTCGACATCCCGCCCCTCCAGCACTTTCGCTTCGCCTATCAGGAGGAACTTGTGCTCGTTTTGGATGCCCTGCTGTACCGTCTGTCGGTGTGGCGCATGGGGCAGTCCATCGGGGACCGACTGCAGAACTTAGTCCTTCGCGATGAAGAGCGGGCGCGTCTGCTTTCACTGCAGAACACAAAGTCGATCCTGCCCAGCCTCGCTCCATCCCGCCGACTCCTGCTGGTGCACGCGATCATGACGCTTGTAGTGCCGTACGTCACCCGCAAGGTGCAGCGAaaggtgctggaggagggaTGGGAGCGTGAGCCCGTCCCGACGGCGCGGTATCGCATCGCCAAGGCGCTCCGCTATGCCGTCGTCACATGGTCTTTGCTCTCTCTTGCCAACACGTTTAACTTCCTGATGACGGGGAGGTACCGCACCCTCGTTGAGCGCATCCTGTCTCTCCGTCTCGTCTACGGCTCGCAGCGGATGATGCGCTTTACAAACCTGCTCTACATGAATCAGCACGTGCAGTGGCAAACGTGGATGTCGCTCTTCAGCGCGCTTAGTCTGGGGCGATACTTCCGGCGACTCATGAAAAGCTTCGGCTCCGTtgcatcgtcgtcggcgttgcTCTCCATGAACGAGAACTTGTGCAGCGCGTGCCATGAGCTGCCGACAGTGTGCCAGCGGTCGAACTGCGGCCACCGCTACTGCTATTACTGCATCAAGAGTCGGCTGCTCGATAGTCAATCCACCGGCTCCTTTCGTTGTATAAAGTGCGGCCAAGCCGTGCACAGCTGCACCCCTGCGTAAGCCGCAAGGGAATACCCACCTGTTGTGTTGTGCTTAGCCGTCGTCCCTGCTTTATTGCTCTGCCTGCGTGCGTCGgcttgcctctctctgtgtgtttAAGTGAAGCTCTCTGGCTGTATGGGCTTCCGTAGGTCATGTGAGatggtggcgatggtgctCACCGAAGAGCGACGTCGGGGCCCACGAccatatgtgtgtgtatgtgtgtatgtgcgtgtgtgaggagGTGCGGCTCTCTGAATACGTGTGTCGCTGTCGTGGAGAGacgaaaggggggggggtgagaaTGCATGCATCATCGCCATGAATAGAAGGAGCGACTGTGCATTTAGATGCCATGTACATCGTGCTAGATGTTGATGGT is part of the Leishmania major strain Friedlin complete genome, chromosome 25 genome and encodes:
- the PEX2 gene encoding glycosome import protein, which gives rise to MAWLGDAVDAQYTIDTVSKQQALLPSSTAFSIFPKDHVLRIFQLDSVVLQHELAEILQTALFHVLDIPPLQHFRFAYQEELVLVLDALLYRLSVWRMGQSIGDRLQNLVLRDEERARLLSLQNTKSILPSLAPSRRLLLVHAIMTLVVPYVTRKVQRKVLEEGWEREPVPTARYRIAKALRYAVVTWSLLSLANTFNFLMTGRYRTLVERILSLRLVYGSQRMMRFTNLLYMNQHVQWQTWMSLFSALSLGRYFRRLMKSFGSVASSSALLSMNENLCSACHELPTVCQRSNCGHRYCYYCIKSRLLDSQSTGSFRCIKCGQAVHSCTPA